GTTTTGATAGTCTCCTTTTTGTAATGCCTTTGTTTCAAATCTTTTTGAGTATCTACCAACTTAATTAAATGAACGTATTCTGTAAGGATAGGAAGTGCTATAGTTGATACAAACCATTATTACCTTCATTATTATTTTTAGTATTCTAGTGATTATCCATGAATTTGGACATTTTTACTTTGCAAAAAAAGCTGGAATCTTAGTACGAGAATTCGCAATTGGAATGGGACCGAAAATATTTTCCACACACAAGAATGGCACAACCTATACTATTCGTATTCTTCCAATTGGTGGATATGTACGAATGGCAGGGTATGGTGATGAGGATGTTGATCTAAAACCAGGAATGCCTGTTAAAATTACGGTAGATGATGATAACCAAGTAACCAAAATCAATTTATCGGATCATCAACAATTGAATGCTGTTCCTTTAGAATTAATCTCATCTGATATCGAAAAAGAGATGTTTCTCGTAGGTACCACACCTGGTAAAAGCGAACCTGTACGTTACTCTGTTAAGCGAGATGCGATTATTGTAGAAACAGACGGAACAGAGATACAAGTTGCTCCAATTGAAGTACAATTTCAATCAGCGAGTCTTGGGAAGCGTATGATGACAAATTTTGCAGGACCAATGAACAATTATATTTTAGGAATTATTGTCTTCTCCCTATTGGCTTTCTTTCAAGGGGGCGTTGTTTTAGATGACAATCTACTGGGTGACATTCAACCCAATAGTCCAGCTGAATTAGCTGGCTTGCAAAAAGGAGATACCATCGTAGCAGTAGACGATACTGATATATCGACGTGGCAAGAACTAGTGAAAACCATTCAAGAGAACCCGAATGAAGAATTAATCTTCAGTGTTCAAAAAGAAGACGATGTAAAGATGGTTGCCGTTACACCGAAAAGTCAAACGGATGAATCAGGTAATACATATGGTTTGATTGGAGTAGCTGCTCCTGTCGATACAAGTTTCCTAGGGAAGCTAACCTATGGATTTAAAGAAACATGGTTTATCGCTACTTCTATCTTCGGTTTAATTTTTTCCATGTTTACGAGTGGGTTTGAGATAGATGCCTTCGGAGGTCCAGTTGCAATCTATGCAGCTACTGAAGAAGTAGTCAGTTATGGTGCATTAAGTGTCCTTAGCTTTTTAGGATTCCTCAGTGTAAATTTAGGAACGGTGAACTTACTGCCTATTCCTGCTTTAGATGGAGGCAAACTTTTACTTAATGTAATTGAAGGAATCAGAGGAAAACCTCTTGAACCAGAAAAAGAAGGAATCATTACGGTTATTGGTGTAGGTTTACTACTCATCCTTATGGTATTAGTAACTTGGAATGATATCCAGCGTTTCTTTTTTGGTGGATAAACTATAAATAAATAATTCGTATATTACAAAAAGATTCAAAGGAAAGCCTTTATGGATTCTTTGAATCTTTTCATTTTGAAAGAGGGATCAATCGTAATGAATAAACATGAACTTTTTCAACAACTGTTAGAACAAATAAATCTTCATCATGAACCAGAATATCTTCCTTATTTTGAAGGAGGCGAAATTGAAAAGGTATTGGTTTACAAAAAGCAAAAAACGTGGACCTTTTTATTTCATTTCAATGATATTCTGCCTTTTGAAGTATTCCAAGCACTAAATCTTCATTTAAAAACGGCTTTTAAAAATATAGCGACCATTGATATTCGTATCAAATGTAAGGAAGCCGTACTAACCGATGAGAAAATACTGGATTACTGGCAGACAGTAGTTGAAAGAAGTAATATATCATCTCCTGTTGTCCAAGATATTTTAAGAAAACATTCTCCTACTGTTACAAACGGAAAAGTATTATTGAGTATGGATAATGAAATAACTCAAAATCATCTTAAAGATAACTATTTATCTGTTATTCAACAAAATTTTTTGGTACTAGGATTTCCAGACTTTCAAATTCAGTTGAATGTGAATCAAGAAGCTTCTGAAGAAAGACGGGTCAAGTACTTAGAAAGAAAACAAGAGCAAGAAGATATAATGGTTCGTCAAGCAGAAGAAAATATAAAACAACTGGAACAACAAAATAAACAAAGTCATTCTGGTGCTAGTAGTGGCATTTTACAATTAGGAAATAAAATTCCTGAATCAGAGGATATTCGTCAAATGATTACCATTAAAGAAGAAGAACGCTCGGTAGTTGTACAAGGAAATGTTTTTGATTTTGAAGTGCGCGAACTAAGATCTGGAAGAAAAATTTTGACCTTTAAAATTACTGATTACAGTTCTTCTTTTAGTGTGAAAATGTTTTCTTCAAATGAAAAAGATGAAGCAAATTTTGAAAAGATTCAAAAAGGGAAATGGGTACGTGTCCGAGGAAGCGTTCAGGAAGACATGTACATGCGTGATTTAGTGATTACCGCACGGGATATTAACGAAGTAAAAGTTCCCGTCCGAAAAGATACTGCTCCAGAAGGTGAAAAACGTGTTGAATTACATTTGCATACAAAGATGAGCCAGATGGATGCTACCAACCATATCTCTGATTATGTTGCTCAAGCAGCTAAGTGGGGGCATAAAGCTATTGCCGTTACCGATCATGCGGTTGCACAAGCTTATCCAGATGCACATGCTGCTGGACAAAAGCATGGTGTAAAAATTTTATATGGAGTGGAAGCAAATATTGTAGACGATGGAGTCCCTGTTGCATATAATGTCACTGATGCCGAACTTGCTGAATCCACTTATGTTGTTTTTGATGTTGAGACAACCGGTCTTTCCGCTGTTTATGATTCGATTATTGAGTTGGCGGCCGTAAAAATGTACAAAGGGAATGTTATCGATACTTTTGAGGCATTTATTAATCCAGGCAAGCCTTTATCTCAATTAATTATTCAATTGACCGGAATTACCGATCAAATGTTAAAGGATGCTCCTTCCGAAGACAAAATTGTCCCTTCTTTTAAAGAATTTTGTGGTGACTCTATTCTAGTAGCCCATAACGCATCTTTTGATATGGGCTTCTTGAATAAAAGTTATGAAAGAAATGGGATAGAAGATGCTCCTAATCCGGTTATCGATACGTTGGAATTATCAAGGTTTTTGCATCCACAACTGCGTTCACACAGGCTGAATACGCTCGCTAAAAAGTATAATGTCAATTTAGAACAACATCACCGAGCTGTATTTGATGCAGAAACAACTGGTCATTTATGCTGGATATTCCTAAAGGAGGCAGCAGAGGATCATCAAATATTTTATCATCATGAATTGAATAAAGAAGTAGGTAAGGGTGATTCCTATAAACTAGCTCGCCCCTTCCATGTAACGATTCTCGCTAAAAATCAAGATGGCCTAAAAGATTTGTTCAAATTAATTAGTGCTTCTAATATCAATTATTTCTATCGAACTCCACGAATTCCACGGAGCTTGCTAAAAGAAAACCGTGAAAATCTATTAATTGGCTCTTCCTGTAGTCAAGGAGAAATTTTTGAGTCCATGATGCAAAGAGGAAGGGAAGACGCGAAAGCGAAAGCTCAATTTTATGATTATTTGGAAGTCATGCCCAAGCCCGTTTATCGTAGTTTAATCAAACGAGAAATGGTAAAAAATGAAAAAGACTTAGAGGAAATCATTAGTCAAATCGTAAAAATCGGTGATGAATTAGATAAACCGGTTGTTGCTACTGGGAATGTTCACTATCTGAATGAAGAGGATTCCATTTATCGAGAAATTTTGTTGGGTTCTATTAAGATGAATCAAGGAAAAGAATTATTCTTACCTAAAGTCCATTTCCGTACTACAAATGAAATGCTCGATGAGTTTGAATTTCTAGGAAAAGATAAAGCAAAAGAAATCGTTGTTCAAAATCCTGAGAAAATTGCGGATTCTATTGAGGAAATACTTCCTATTAAAGATAAACTATATACACCCAATATGGATGGTTCAAATGAAGAAATTACTAATTTATCTTATAATGAAGCCAAACGTCTATATGGAGAGGACCTTCCTGAAATTGTAGAGAAGCGTCTTCAAAAAGAGTTAAAAAGTATTATTGGAAATGGGTTCTCAGTTATTTACTTAATTTCCCAAAAGTTAGTATTAAAAAGTAATCAAGACGGCTATTTAGTTGGATCACGAGGATCAGTTGGATCTAGTTTTGTAGCGACGATGACTGGTATTACGGAAGTGAACCCATTACCACCGCACTACCGTTGCCAGAATTGTCATTATAGTCATTTCTTTACAGATGGTTCGATCGGATCTGGGTATGACTTGGAAGAAAAAGATTGTCCAAACTGTGGAAATAAACTCAGTCGAGATGGACAAGATATTCCCTTTGAAACATTTTTAGGATTCTATGGTGATAAAGTACCTGATATTGACTTGAACTTTTCTGGTGATTACCAAGCAAAAGCTCACGCCTATACGAAAGATCTTTTTGGAGAAGAGTATGTGTATCGTGCAGGAACTATCGGAACCGTTGCGGATAAAACAGCATTTGGTTATGTAAAAGGGTATGAACGAGATCGAGATTACCATTATTCATCCGCCGAAATTGATCGATTAGCAAAGGGATGTACGGGAGTAAAAAGAAATACAGGGCAGCATCCAGGGGGAATTATTGTTATTCCTGATTATATGGATGTCTATGATTTTACACCCATCCAGTTTCCAGCTGATGCTCAAGATTCTGAATGGAAAACGACTCATTTCGACTTCCACTCAATTCATGACAATGTTTTGAAATTAGATATTCTGGGTCATGATGATCCAACGGTTATTCGAATGCTTCAAGATTTATCTGGAATGGATCCTCAAGACATTCCACCAAATGATCCAGATGTGATGAAGTTGTTTAGTGGTACAGATGTATTGGGAGTAACACCTAAGCAAATCTTTAGTAATACCGGTACTTTAGGAATTCCAGAATTTGGAACTAAATTCGTAAGAGGAATGTTAGAACAAACCAAACCGAATACATTTGCAGAATTACTACAAATTTCTGGACTATC
The Jeotgalibaca sp. MA1X17-3 genome window above contains:
- the rseP gene encoding RIP metalloprotease RseP, with translation MQTIITFIIIFSILVIIHEFGHFYFAKKAGILVREFAIGMGPKIFSTHKNGTTYTIRILPIGGYVRMAGYGDEDVDLKPGMPVKITVDDDNQVTKINLSDHQQLNAVPLELISSDIEKEMFLVGTTPGKSEPVRYSVKRDAIIVETDGTEIQVAPIEVQFQSASLGKRMMTNFAGPMNNYILGIIVFSLLAFFQGGVVLDDNLLGDIQPNSPAELAGLQKGDTIVAVDDTDISTWQELVKTIQENPNEELIFSVQKEDDVKMVAVTPKSQTDESGNTYGLIGVAAPVDTSFLGKLTYGFKETWFIATSIFGLIFSMFTSGFEIDAFGGPVAIYAATEEVVSYGALSVLSFLGFLSVNLGTVNLLPIPALDGGKLLLNVIEGIRGKPLEPEKEGIITVIGVGLLLILMVLVTWNDIQRFFFGG
- a CDS encoding PolC-type DNA polymerase III; this translates as MNKHELFQQLLEQINLHHEPEYLPYFEGGEIEKVLVYKKQKTWTFLFHFNDILPFEVFQALNLHLKTAFKNIATIDIRIKCKEAVLTDEKILDYWQTVVERSNISSPVVQDILRKHSPTVTNGKVLLSMDNEITQNHLKDNYLSVIQQNFLVLGFPDFQIQLNVNQEASEERRVKYLERKQEQEDIMVRQAEENIKQLEQQNKQSHSGASSGILQLGNKIPESEDIRQMITIKEEERSVVVQGNVFDFEVRELRSGRKILTFKITDYSSSFSVKMFSSNEKDEANFEKIQKGKWVRVRGSVQEDMYMRDLVITARDINEVKVPVRKDTAPEGEKRVELHLHTKMSQMDATNHISDYVAQAAKWGHKAIAVTDHAVAQAYPDAHAAGQKHGVKILYGVEANIVDDGVPVAYNVTDAELAESTYVVFDVETTGLSAVYDSIIELAAVKMYKGNVIDTFEAFINPGKPLSQLIIQLTGITDQMLKDAPSEDKIVPSFKEFCGDSILVAHNASFDMGFLNKSYERNGIEDAPNPVIDTLELSRFLHPQLRSHRLNTLAKKYNVNLEQHHRAVFDAETTGHLCWIFLKEAAEDHQIFYHHELNKEVGKGDSYKLARPFHVTILAKNQDGLKDLFKLISASNINYFYRTPRIPRSLLKENRENLLIGSSCSQGEIFESMMQRGREDAKAKAQFYDYLEVMPKPVYRSLIKREMVKNEKDLEEIISQIVKIGDELDKPVVATGNVHYLNEEDSIYREILLGSIKMNQGKELFLPKVHFRTTNEMLDEFEFLGKDKAKEIVVQNPEKIADSIEEILPIKDKLYTPNMDGSNEEITNLSYNEAKRLYGEDLPEIVEKRLQKELKSIIGNGFSVIYLISQKLVLKSNQDGYLVGSRGSVGSSFVATMTGITEVNPLPPHYRCQNCHYSHFFTDGSIGSGYDLEEKDCPNCGNKLSRDGQDIPFETFLGFYGDKVPDIDLNFSGDYQAKAHAYTKDLFGEEYVYRAGTIGTVADKTAFGYVKGYERDRDYHYSSAEIDRLAKGCTGVKRNTGQHPGGIIVIPDYMDVYDFTPIQFPADAQDSEWKTTHFDFHSIHDNVLKLDILGHDDPTVIRMLQDLSGMDPQDIPPNDPDVMKLFSGTDVLGVTPKQIFSNTGTLGIPEFGTKFVRGMLEQTKPNTFAELLQISGLSHGTDVYLGNAEVLIRDNNIPLAEVIGCRDDIMVYLIHAGMEDGLAFKIMESVRKGKGIPDEWQAEMRASKVPEWYIQSCLKIKYMFPKAHAAAYVLMALRVAYFKVHDPLLYYSAYFSIRANDFDLAAMAQGKEMIKARMKEIMDKGMDASVKEKNLLTVLELSNEMVERGFEFKMVDLDKSDASKFIIEGNSLIAPFRAISGLGVNVASQIIQAREEKPFLSKEDLAIRGKVSKTIIEYMTEHDVLKDLPDENQLSLFDF